The genomic region ATCTTTTTCCAAATTACAGCATGCCAAAACCAAAAACCCCAACTGCCATTGTTTGGCCTTATGGCCGTCATCGCTTTATTTCTACTACCAGAAGCTTGCATAGGTAGGAACACAAACAAGGATTGCGGCTCTACAATGTGTGGAAACGTTAACATCAGCTACCCTTTTCGATTAACAACCCAACCTTCCAACTGTGGTGGCCATAGGTTGGAACTGGAGTGTGACAATAACAACCACACCAATTTAGTCATGAAGTATGGGAGATTCTATGTCCAAAACATCTCTTATGATATTTGCAAGGTCGAATTCAGTCCAAATCTCAAATCCCAAAATATCTCATGTGAAACGATGCAAGCTATGGATGCAAATCTCAGCAAGGATGATAATTGCTCCCTTCCTCGCAATTCCTTTCGCGTTGATGACTTCTGTACAGTACCCTATATTTTGGGTTCTAGCGTCATGTTTCTTGTGAACTGCTCGGAACCGATGAACTCTTCTTCG from Gossypium arboreum isolate Shixiya-1 chromosome 1, ASM2569848v2, whole genome shotgun sequence harbors:
- the LOC128295598 gene encoding uncharacterized protein LOC128295598 — translated: MAVIALFLLPEACIGRNTNKDCGSTMCGNVNISYPFRLTTQPSNCGGHRLELECDNNNHTNLVMKYGRFYVQNISYDICKVEFSPNLKSQNISCETMQAMDANLSKDDNCSLPRNSFRVDDFCTVPYILGSSVMFLVNCSEPMNSSSYINASRCPTISSYFYFLDSQTPVGNFSESCTIDALVPIMVDNISGMSTSDIYEMLLLGFDIELNGLDLELCRKKKLFQSM